Proteins found in one Parcubacteria group bacterium genomic segment:
- a CDS encoding glycosyltransferase family 4 protein has translation MATVKKPRILFISHSYPPTFGGLERQNQEIFEALSKITETKLIANTRGKKFLPIFIAWAFLKSLFILSNYDVALFGNGIPTPIAIVLRFFYPRKKYIAIIHGLDVTFAKKKSILGRIYRSINIPSLKKFNRLIMVGNETIEEAVKAGVPRDLCVFIPNGINPESIIIETNRQEMEKVLDMNLTGKKIILRVARFVPHKGVEWFIRNVMPALPENYVFVSAGGVVSSAITGNENAFDKCQKAARELHLEDRVKLIGNIPEKDKLVLFNATDLYVSPNIKVHGTMEGFGINAIEAAVCERVVLASNHEGLKDAIIEGRNGFLVEPGNANAWIEKIKELLEDDEFRKEFGKKAKQFVMENFVWEKISQRYLEEIEKTLC, from the coding sequence ATGGCTACAGTGAAAAAACCACGTATTCTTTTTATTTCCCATTCTTATCCGCCAACTTTTGGCGGGCTGGAAAGGCAAAATCAGGAAATTTTTGAAGCGCTTTCCAAAATAACCGAAACAAAACTGATTGCCAACACGCGCGGAAAAAAGTTTTTGCCAATCTTTATTGCTTGGGCATTTCTCAAAAGTCTTTTTATTCTTTCCAACTATGACGTCGCGCTTTTTGGCAACGGCATCCCCACTCCAATCGCAATCGTCTTGAGATTTTTCTATCCGCGAAAAAAATATATTGCCATCATTCACGGACTTGATGTGACTTTTGCTAAAAAGAAAAGTATCTTGGGAAGAATATATCGGAGCATCAACATTCCCTCCCTTAAAAAATTCAATCGTCTCATCATGGTTGGCAACGAAACGATTGAAGAGGCCGTGAAAGCGGGGGTGCCACGCGATTTGTGTGTTTTTATTCCCAACGGCATCAATCCTGAATCGATAATCATAGAAACTAATCGCCAAGAAATGGAGAAAGTTTTAGACATGAATCTAACCGGCAAAAAAATCATCTTGCGCGTGGCGCGTTTCGTTCCACATAAAGGTGTCGAATGGTTCATCAGAAACGTCATGCCGGCGCTTCCTGAAAATTATGTCTTTGTGTCCGCGGGAGGAGTTGTTTCATCGGCAATTACCGGAAATGAAAATGCTTTTGATAAATGCCAAAAAGCGGCGCGAGAATTACATCTTGAAGACAGAGTGAAACTAATTGGCAACATTCCCGAGAAAGATAAATTGGTATTATTCAACGCGACTGATTTGTACGTTTCACCAAATATCAAAGTCCACGGAACAATGGAAGGTTTTGGAATCAACGCCATCGAAGCCGCCGTTTGCGAAAGAGTAGTTCTTGCTTCCAATCATGAAGGCCTCAAAGATGCGATTATTGAGGGCAGGAATGGATTTTTAGTTGAACCAGGAAACGCAAACGCCTGGATAGAAAAAATAAAAGAGCTTCTTGAAGATGACGAATTTCGCAAAGAATTCGGAAAAAAAGCCAAACAATTTGTCATGGAAAATTTTGTTTGGGAAAAAATCTCCCAGCGCTATCTTGAGGAAATTGAAAAAACATTATGCTAG
- a CDS encoding glycosyltransferase family 2 protein — MKLIVNIPAYNEEAKIGETIERIRKSFSADFYLSGEGAKISEKLVQIVDDGSSDNTVEVAKKAGVDLLVSYKPNRRLAYSFKRAVENALENNADFMVNIDADGQFDPSDIPKLLSPILTGKCDMTIANRFGKHEAKDMPKIKYHLNRLAARMIGFFLNYPIDDLTCGFRAHNRETLLRLNITNVSFTYTQETIIDAIGKNLKLAWIPVKVQYFADRESRIVKSVWKFVSNSAKIILKAVRDVRPMKFFGVPGLAFVAASFLVFCLFLIQYFQTFQITTYRNYLFLSAALLFIGSQLLIFALIADMIKTNRNLTEEQMYLQKKDRLKK; from the coding sequence ATGAAACTGATTGTTAATATTCCCGCATATAATGAAGAAGCAAAAATTGGAGAAACAATTGAACGCATCAGAAAAAGCTTTTCCGCTGATTTCTATCTCAGTGGCGAAGGAGCAAAGATTTCTGAGAAATTAGTCCAAATAGTGGATGATGGATCCAGTGACAACACAGTCGAAGTTGCCAAAAAAGCCGGGGTGGATTTATTGGTTTCATACAAACCCAATCGCCGTCTTGCGTATTCTTTTAAACGTGCCGTAGAAAACGCCTTAGAGAATAATGCGGATTTCATGGTGAACATCGATGCGGATGGGCAGTTTGATCCTAGCGACATCCCAAAGCTTCTCTCCCCGATACTCACTGGAAAGTGTGATATGACGATTGCCAATCGTTTTGGAAAACACGAGGCTAAGGATATGCCAAAAATAAAATACCACCTCAATCGCCTGGCGGCCAGGATGATTGGTTTTTTTCTTAATTACCCGATTGATGACCTGACTTGTGGATTCCGCGCGCATAACCGTGAAACGCTTTTGCGCCTCAATATTACTAATGTTAGTTTTACCTATACCCAAGAAACAATCATTGATGCAATCGGTAAAAATTTGAAATTAGCCTGGATTCCGGTAAAAGTCCAATATTTTGCTGACCGGGAAAGCCGGATTGTGAAATCGGTCTGGAAATTCGTTTCTAATTCAGCCAAAATAATTTTGAAAGCTGTGCGTGATGTGCGACCGATGAAGTTTTTTGGCGTGCCGGGACTCGCTTTTGTAGCTGCATCTTTTTTAGTTTTTTGTCTATTTCTTATTCAATATTTTCAAACCTTCCAAATTACTACCTATCGCAATTATCTTTTTCTTTCGGCAGCGCTTCTCTTTATTGGATCACAGCTGCTAATTTTTGCACTGATCGCTGACATGATCAAGACTAATCGCAATCTGACTGAGGAGCAGATGTATTTGCAAAAAAAGGATCGGCTAAAGAAATAG
- a CDS encoding DUF1616 domain-containing protein — translation MLELFQSQISFYLTIALVLFVPGYFMLLAFFGKEKLGVLERFIAATGLSILITDFLMLVMSRVEILFTRASLVITLLIFSASCFLVYRKRFKKAPGVAETKASSDFSFKQTLLIILILFLSIFIRSVYLQNNLPSSSTDLGHHMYWSKLFAESGKIQNYTQREIVLKDGAYQIDAPKPISDFVIGEHLIFTAISLISGASFISAFPVSVLLFINIFSLLAVFILSLRLFEASPQNKNIAIFALLFCGALFVIDPPQAKFVGGGVIGNILGNLLIPLTFYFYVRFLREKESVFLFFALFFSMGLFYTHHLSGLIFLLTFVGFVALSFLFNFQETKQVFFSQKRSWQSPLLLAFLVFSLVFVFIIYTPTYLTNSAVNTVVGAVKKIEHTGLSILQFRNVLGEARFALGAFGILLFLAPLRKSISRYSFLLLFSWISVITLISLAPGLVKISIPSGRVANYGVYPFAIISAFAFISVFGQKDFHKNLLVPFGQKLIIGAFLLLFIFINLDGFSDTTIYLKGNDSAKKTFQTFNASEYLATRMKKTDLLASDHVYLFADSWVKLFFMRDYYFPSYRANFERYENGVDKKEFCTRDMISNPGGELGEKCYSDLGTNFVMVNKLMDGAQFRKLNNFWQVYSNEEINIYYRNK, via the coding sequence ATGCTAGAACTCTTCCAATCACAAATCAGTTTTTATCTGACAATTGCGCTAGTGCTTTTTGTGCCAGGCTATTTTATGCTCCTGGCTTTTTTTGGCAAAGAAAAATTGGGCGTGCTGGAAAGGTTTATTGCCGCCACTGGCCTTAGTATTCTCATTACAGATTTTCTGATGCTTGTGATGTCTCGAGTCGAGATACTTTTCACCAGAGCATCCCTAGTAATCACGCTACTGATTTTTAGTGCGAGTTGTTTTTTAGTCTATCGAAAAAGATTCAAAAAAGCACCGGGAGTAGCCGAGACAAAAGCCTCCTCCGATTTTTCTTTCAAACAAACCCTTCTAATTATCCTGATTCTTTTCTTGTCTATTTTTATCCGCTCAGTTTATCTGCAAAATAATCTACCATCTTCCAGTACTGATCTGGGCCATCATATGTATTGGTCAAAGCTATTTGCCGAGTCGGGAAAAATTCAAAATTACACACAAAGGGAGATTGTTTTGAAAGATGGGGCTTACCAGATTGATGCGCCCAAACCAATCAGCGATTTCGTCATTGGGGAGCATCTAATATTCACCGCGATTAGCCTTATTTCTGGTGCCAGTTTTATTTCTGCTTTTCCTGTCTCCGTTCTACTCTTTATAAATATTTTCAGTCTTTTGGCGGTTTTCATCCTTTCTCTGCGCCTGTTCGAAGCAAGTCCGCAAAACAAAAATATTGCTATTTTTGCCCTACTATTTTGCGGAGCGCTATTTGTCATAGATCCTCCTCAAGCCAAGTTTGTCGGTGGAGGAGTGATTGGCAACATCCTTGGCAACCTACTCATTCCACTCACTTTTTATTTTTATGTCCGTTTTCTTCGCGAAAAAGAAAGTGTCTTTTTATTTTTCGCGCTATTTTTTTCAATGGGATTATTTTATACCCATCACCTCTCGGGACTAATTTTTCTTTTGACTTTCGTTGGATTTGTTGCACTTAGCTTTCTGTTTAATTTTCAAGAAACAAAACAAGTTTTTTTTAGCCAAAAAAGATCCTGGCAATCTCCTCTTTTGCTTGCTTTCTTGGTCTTTTCTCTAGTCTTTGTGTTTATTATTTATACCCCAACGTACCTTACCAATAGTGCCGTAAACACAGTTGTTGGCGCAGTTAAAAAAATTGAACATACCGGACTTTCAATACTCCAGTTTAGAAATGTTTTAGGTGAGGCGCGTTTTGCGCTGGGCGCTTTCGGCATACTCCTGTTTTTAGCACCATTGCGAAAAAGTATCTCCCGCTATTCTTTTCTATTGCTATTTAGTTGGATTTCAGTGATTACGCTTATTTCTCTTGCGCCGGGACTGGTAAAAATCTCTATTCCTTCCGGACGCGTTGCAAACTATGGAGTCTATCCATTCGCAATCATCAGTGCGTTTGCGTTTATTTCTGTTTTTGGTCAAAAAGATTTTCATAAAAATCTCCTCGTTCCTTTTGGCCAAAAATTAATTATCGGCGCATTTCTTCTGCTGTTTATTTTTATCAACCTGGATGGATTTTCTGATACCACTATTTATCTAAAAGGGAACGATTCAGCTAAAAAAACATTTCAAACTTTTAACGCCAGCGAGTATCTCGCGACTAGAATGAAAAAGACCGATCTATTAGCCTCCGACCACGTCTATCTTTTCGCTGATTCTTGGGTGAAGTTATTTTTTATGCGGGACTATTATTTCCCAAGTTATCGGGCAAATTTCGAGCGCTATGAAAACGGCGTCGATAAGAAGGAATTTTGTACGCGCGACATGATTTCTAATCCGGGCGGGGAATTGGGGGAAAAATGCTACTCAGATTTGGGTACTAATTTCGTAATGGTGAACAAATTAATGGACGGAGCGCAATTTCGAAAACTGAATAATTTCTGGCAAGTCTATTCCAATGAGGAAATAAATATTTATTATCGCAACAAATAA